The following coding sequences are from one Methanococcoides orientis window:
- a CDS encoding AI-2E family transporter codes for MVANISNELSRQIGSRWKVLVIIAIVMLFSIFVYILLPLADGIMLGLVFAYIARPIYMPLKRKRHLGAFIATMFIVAPITLILGMGIVEIANQIVWISENQTVVLGSLFDFIRDLNIPNAYYEQIQQTIWDSSLSILPLLGNLVFVSYARGIAMFMINLMIAIFMCFFLLADGDALYRSMLRIVPDGDQNVVKRYVHHMDVILSGVFIGNAYAALSVSTLSVIVFYAFGLSHVLALATLIFVASAIPMFAGYMVLVVLSIIRYFSLGLESALIFFTICSIVIYVPPELFLRPYLAGIKSHIHPFLIMLTFLGGAFVGGIAGFFAAPILLGSLVAAYRVYVECQDKAEAEQVDVGKAEVEQAE; via the coding sequence ATGGTCGCAAACATATCGAATGAACTGTCCCGGCAGATCGGTTCCAGATGGAAGGTCCTTGTAATAATAGCTATAGTTATGCTATTTTCCATTTTTGTCTACATCTTGCTGCCGCTTGCTGATGGTATAATGTTGGGACTTGTTTTTGCATATATAGCACGTCCTATCTATATGCCATTGAAGAGGAAACGTCACTTAGGTGCTTTCATTGCCACGATGTTCATTGTGGCACCAATTACGCTGATACTTGGCATGGGTATTGTCGAGATCGCTAACCAGATCGTCTGGATATCTGAGAACCAAACTGTTGTACTTGGTTCTCTGTTCGATTTTATACGCGATCTCAACATACCTAATGCCTACTATGAACAGATCCAGCAGACGATATGGGATTCATCTCTCTCTATCCTGCCTCTTCTTGGTAATCTTGTATTCGTTTCCTATGCACGCGGGATCGCTATGTTCATGATCAATCTTATGATCGCGATTTTCATGTGCTTTTTCCTTCTTGCAGATGGCGATGCGCTCTACCGTTCAATGCTCAGGATCGTTCCGGATGGTGATCAGAATGTTGTCAAAAGATATGTCCATCACATGGATGTGATCCTTAGTGGCGTGTTCATTGGCAATGCCTATGCTGCACTTTCAGTAAGTACGCTTTCTGTTATTGTGTTCTATGCATTTGGTCTGTCACATGTTCTTGCACTGGCAACCCTCATCTTCGTTGCATCTGCGATACCTATGTTTGCCGGTTACATGGTATTGGTCGTTCTTTCGATCATACGCTACTTCAGTCTTGGACTTGAGAGTGCTCTGATATTCTTTACTATATGTTCTATTGTCATCTACGTGCCACCTGAGTTGTTCCTGCGTCCATATCTTGCAGGTATAAAATCGCACATTCATCCGTTCCTTATTATGTTGACATTCCTCGGCGGTGCATTTGTTGGGGGAATTGCCGGTTTCTTTGCAGCCCCGATACTTCTGGGGTCCTTGGTGGCAGCCTACCGCGTTTATGTGGAGTGTCAGGATAAGGCTGAAGCTGAGCAGGTAGACGTAGGGAAAGCTGAAGTTGAGCAAGCAGAGTAA